The nucleotide sequence CTGATGACCGGTCTGTACAAGTTATTTTTGTTAGAGAGTGGAATGTTAGCCAAATAATCCACTTCCTTAGACTTTAAGATGGCTAGTAATTGCGATACTAAGGTCTCTACCGTAGATTCTGGAATAACCATCGAGgtttgaacaaaagaatataaaatGTAAAAGACCAATTCAATTCTTAGAAGataaacttcaacaaatatTGGTGCATCAACTCCATATTcaatattcaaagaaagaagttcTGAAACAATATCGATATATGATGGTTGAAGTGGTTTAGGCGTCTTTTTAATGAATGCAGTCAAAAGCGCCCCCCAGGATTTAGCAGCTGATATTTGGAAGGAGACATACTGCAAGTTAATAGAGCTCTTAATGACTTGTTCCCTGAAACCCACAGATGTATCTGTCCCTGTCCATTTCTCGTCACAACAAAAGTATTGATCAAGCAATTCAATATCGTAAATGTTAGCTTGATAAGCCTTCCCAATTTTGTACAATGGGGAAACTGCAaacttttccaaagttAAATGTGGCCATAgtttcttgaattcttctgaCAGATTTGAGTTAAGCTTCTCGTCATAACCATCCACattgaatattttctttactgTTTCAACCAGCTTAGATCCACTTAACATATCAGTAATCGTAGAGTCCGAAGATGAAGCTGTGAATAGATAAAGAGCAAATATTTCTGCAATTCTCGCATGGAGGCGATAATGACTGGATGACTTGATAGTTTCTTGAACTGTCTTTGGAGCtgtcttttcttctgaatTTTCCAATCTTTTAACGAGGAAATCGATAAACTCTTTATCCGTGGTATTGTTTCTGGCAGCAGCCCATGAATTAAATGCATAAGAGATAGCCTCAAGCAATCTAGAGGCAACTGACTCAGGATAGCTATCTAGTTTTAAAATGTTCTTTTTTAGCAAAGATAAAACAGACACATTGGATGTTTTTGCACCTTTATCTGATGTATCCAACGTAGAGCCCACGGATATAGTTTCACCTGTCACAAGGAGAATGGAGAAACCATCTTGTTTCCCCTCCattacagaagaaaagaatctgtataaattcttcaaaaactgGTAGTCATCTATATTACTGGTGAGATCATACAAGAAAGACTTGAAAATCATTTTTGAATGTTTTGTACCGAGATATGATAATAAAGATGGGAAGTTCTCATTCCATGGTGCTCTTACCAAGTGGGTCATGAGCTTGATAATTGGGTTTCTTAAGTCGTTATGCAACGCatatatatcaatgaaTTTTGGTAGGTTGCTGTATATCTGAAGTTCAAGAGTACTTGGAGGAAGTTTCAACAATGCTCTAATAGAGATTAGGATATTTGCCAATTCGAAAGAATTCTTGAGGCATTGATTATACTTGTTGTAAAACACTTCATTTCCAATCGATAGTGCCTCAAGGGAATTACCGGACAACAATACATGAAGTAAAGATGTAACCATTCTAACATCCGGCGAATCGCTGCTCAAAAATCTTCTTGTGATATGACTGGCAGCCGAAGAGAGCACTCGGGTAATCTTGTTTTCTGGAGAGTTTGTTGGGTCAACTCCATATATGTTGTACATTACTGAACTGAAAAGGATTGCAAGGTTTGAGCCTAGCTCATATTTCTCCGCAATCGAAGCATAATTCCAATATTGGTAACTCTCATAAACGTGAATGAAGTGTTGTATTAGTTTTGACAatatttccttcttcaagctcTCAGGGAACTCTGTCTTGGAGGACAATGATTCAGCAACCAATTGTTGGGCAAGCTTGACGCTTTTAATGGTGATAGAATAGTTACCATTGGGCAATTCCATAGTGCCCAACACACTAGCGATTAAACCTGATTTCCCATACCTGTCAAGCAATTCTGATCTGGCGAGATGTGACCAGATGAAATGAGAGAAGTTTTCGGTGGAGTTGATAAGAACTTGGAGACAATGATCGATGACATCGTAGTCTCTTAAATGCAAAGATTGTTCGAAAACTCTGAATATCACATCAAAAACGTAATCATCGGACATATAGATTGACATTTGCTGTAATATTTCGGTAGATTTCTCGACGGAAATTCCATTGCCGATTATGCTTGCTACTAGATCGAGTAATGAAACTAttagttcttcttgaatgtTATCCTTGCGAATCTCGCTCTTTGATGATGTGGAAAGATACCTTTCACAGGCATTTTGGAAAACGCGGCCTAATAGGGCCCAACCATTATATTTGTACAAGAACATGATCATATCATCCTCAGCTGTAGAGGGCAAAATCTTACCCTTTGTGTTTTTaggaattggaagaagaaccctTTCATTCGATTCTAACGGTACTCGTACGAATGTTTCAGTCTTTACGGAAATTAAGTCTGTTGAGCTCGCGTCATCAGCAAGGTCATAATCCAAATTACCAAGTGACATTTCCTGCACATATGATTGAAGTTCTTTCCACTCGAAATGTGCGAACTCCGGGTACACTGACGTTACGTTGATCATTGGGATCAAAGATTCTTTCAAAAGCGGAGCCTTACTCTTCACGAGGAAGAACTTCCTTTCAAACTCTGTATTGGTCAAAAACTTCTCCACGTACTGTGTTGGAGAGTTCATCAATACTGCCTTTATCATTTTAGAAGTTCTCAAGCTGATTGGGATGAAGTATAAGGAAAACACGACTACCGACGATAAAATTgcagagaagaagctatGGTCCTTGAAAGTTTCCGataattttgaaatatcttCGAAAACGTTATCACTCTCTGCCGCCAAAGCAAGTTCTTTCGTTAATTCTGAGATCGGCTGTGTTTGGAACACCTCTTGCACAAACTGgaagttttcttctggattTTCCTCTAACATATATGTTTTTGTGTATAGGATGAAGGACCAATAATAAACGATTACTGCAGGCGGATTTGAATCCAGTATGGTATCGAGTAATGCCCTAAAGGTATCTGctgtgttgaagaaagcCGCTCCTGTGTCAATGGTATCCTTACTGGTGTTGTATCCCGTTATTATCATCGTGTCCATAATCATTAAAGCATGCACCATCTGGAAAATCTCATTGGGAACATCCTTGTTCGTCTTCAATGCACGGAAGTAGTCCGTCTCTCCGAGCAACTCGTACCATTTCGTGATCGTCTCCAAACCAATTGCTTGGTTCAAACACACAAATGCAACCAAATTCAATACGTTTGTAATATAAATAAGGTCGTACGCAAGCATCGCATCTCGATAGGAGCTTTCTTCGTCCATATCACGAATCTGCCCCACACACTTCCTCAACAAAACAATGGCCTCGTCTATAATCGTATTCCGATTCTTGAATACCACCTGTAAAAGCGAGTTCCTAAGCACCGGAAACGAGTCATCATTCAATAAAACTAGTACCGTATCCAGCACACAGTTTCTTTCGTGCAATATCTGTTTCACAAGCGTGTCCTTGCTAATCTCACAGTCTGGAAACCGCGCCCGTGTCTGAGAAACAACTCGAAGACATTCGCGCTTACTCACTTTTAAAGCTTCCCCAAGCTCCTCACAAAGCTTTTTATCCTCCCCAGAAACTTCGTATTTACTCCCACGAATCACAATTCCATTCCCAGACTCCTCAATGGGCTCCTTGCCCTCCACAAACCCAGATAAATGCACTATTATCTCTTCATTGTCCTTTAAAAACTTGTCGATCACTTCAAATGTAGGCTCATTGTGCACCTTATCGTACTCGCCTGACCGTAGAAACGCACAAATACCAGCGAACGATAATGTAGACATACCTTACGATCCCTAACACTACCTACAATCTCGCCCTAGCTCTTTCTTATGCCCTAAATCACTCTCCTTTTATTCATTCATGCCTATATACTGGTTATATAAATGCTTTAAAGATTCGCTTTCTACTTtctttaaagcttttgttTACATCAAAAATTTTGCACTATGGAAGAGAGAGGGTAACCTTGAATAAGTCGATGCCCTTTCGTCATATAAGTAGCAGTGCAGTGCAGCCATGCATGCTATGTAGCACTAGTGGTACGCGTGCTTAGTCGAGACTCACAAGTACCACCACTTTTCCACTTCTCGAGGGATAGGCGTTTCTGGCTGTTCATCTGCCTCGATTCTGATTTGTGTGCCTGCTCTCACTATGGTAGGAAGTTCGATCTTTTGGTCATCGGTCTTCACTTCGTCGCTGACCAAGGTTGACCAGGCATTGTGACAGTCCTGTACTGTGTCGAGGGTGGTAGCCACATCTTGGTACTCTCCGTTGAATGCGAATTGGTTTGGTGGTTTTCCTGTGGGGATTTTGTAGTCTCTAAACCAAGTTCTTGTAGCGTCCAGTAGACCGGGCATGTACTTGTCGACATCAGCGAGAGTATGGAGTTTGGGAGTCAATTCGTCTTCCACATCGATGCAGATGACTTTCCAGTCGAGTTCTCCGTCATCGATGAGTGCCAATGAGCCCAATATCTTGACTTGTTTGATGTCACCCATTCGCGCGATGCTAGACCCTATTTCGCAGCAGTCCAACGGGTCGTTATCTCCTTTTAAGCCGGGCAAAACCTCGATAACTGGCTGTTCCCACGTCTGGGGGATGGCACCATAGTTGTGTATATAGCCATGGTAGGGGAAGATGTTGTTTACGAACCGAGGCTTGCCCTTTTTAATGTCCTGAGTGATTGGATTGAAAGGTTCTGATTTGCTGATTTCGAATTTTCCGTTGGACCACCTGGGCACCTCGACCACCATGTTGCATGTTCTCTTGGCTACATCGAGTCCCAGTGGCACATCATGGAAGTATGAGCCAATTTCGCCGTTGTCTAGCTGCAAATACTGCTTGAAAGATGCCGAATACTTACTTCCAATAGTAACATTGTGGAAGTGTCTCCGCATTAAATGGTTTTTGAACATGAACAATTGGCGCGTAGCTCTCATGTTGGATCTGATCTGATGTAATGTAGTTAATTGCCCAGTAGGTTTCCTTCTGGATTTTGAGGCGTGAGGCGTGAGGCGTAGCTTCCCCCGTCTTGTCTCTTTTTCCCTATTAATGTCAAAATGGTTTGAAATAGTTTTACACACTTCACTTAAAATTAATCTTAAGTAAAATTATATTACGTAGATGAATGAAGTACATACGGAATGGGGTGAATGAATGTAGGTGAGTGAGGTTAAAATTATTAATGTAAGGTTACGGGGGAAGATATATTAGATTTCCCAAATTAAAACTAAAGGTACAAAGTTAGAGAAAGAGTACGATCGATCACACTATCTGGTTTTcgtctttctttctttctttaatcGGACAACTTCaaatcgtcttcttcttcctctttgaaTGGGTTGGA is from Kluyveromyces marxianus DMKU3-1042 DNA, complete genome, chromosome 2 and encodes:
- the NUP188 gene encoding Nup188p → MSTLSFAGICAFLRSGEYDKVHNEPTFEVIDKFLKDNEEIIVHLSGFVEGKEPIEESGNGIVIRGSKYEVSGEDKKLCEELGEALKVSKRECLRVVSQTRARFPDCEISKDTLVKQILHERNCVLDTVLVLLNDDSFPVLRNSLLQVVFKNRNTIIDEAIVLLRKCVGQIRDMDEESSYRDAMLAYDLIYITNVLNLVAFVCLNQAIGLETITKWYELLGETDYFRALKTNKDVPNEIFQMVHALMIMDTMIITGYNTSKDTIDTGAAFFNTADTFRALLDTILDSNPPAVIVYYWSFILYTKTYMLEENPEENFQFVQEVFQTQPISELTKELALAAESDNVFEDISKLSETFKDHSFFSAILSSVVVFSLYFIPISLRTSKMIKAVLMNSPTQYVEKFLTNTEFERKFFLVKSKAPLLKESLIPMINVTSVYPEFAHFEWKELQSYVQEMSLGNLDYDLADDASSTDLISVKTETFVRVPLESNERVLLPIPKNTKGKILPSTAEDDMIMFLYKYNGWALLGRVFQNACERYLSTSSKSEIRKDNIQEELIVSLLDLVASIIGNGISVEKSTEILQQMSIYMSDDYVFDVIFRVFEQSLHLRDYDVIDHCLQVLINSTENFSHFIWSHLARSELLDRYGKSGLIASVLGTMELPNGNYSITIKSVKLAQQLVAESLSSKTEFPESLKKEILSKLIQHFIHVYESYQYWNYASIAEKYELGSNLAILFSSVMYNIYGVDPTNSPENKITRVLSSAASHITRRFLSSDSPDVRMVTSLLHVLLSGNSLEALSIGNEVFYNKYNQCLKNSFELANILISIRALLKLPPSTLELQIYSNLPKFIDIYALHNDLRNPIIKLMTHLVRAPWNENFPSLLSYLGTKHSKMIFKSFLYDLTSNIDDYQFLKNLYRFFSSVMEGKQDGFSILLVTGETISVGSTLDTSDKGAKTSNVSVLSLLKKNILKLDSYPESVASRLLEAISYAFNSWAAARNNTTDKEFIDFLVKRLENSEEKTAPKTVQETIKSSSHYRLHARIAEIFALYLFTASSSDSTITDMLSGSKLVETVKKIFNVDGYDEKLNSNLSEEFKKLWPHLTLEKFAVSPLYKIGKAYQANIYDIELLDQYFCCDEKWTGTDTSVGFREQVIKSSINLQYVSFQISAAKSWGALLTAFIKKTPKPLQPSYIDIVSELLSLNIEYGVDAPIFVEVYLLRIELVFYILYSFVQTSMVIPESTVETLVSQLLAILKSKEVDYLANIPLSNKNNLYRPVIRSILILLTLAKPYHSFIEKCSDSVLELFELSFSKGVNVVLSSILSSFATASTKGKKVIVPNIADKVQDLLLLLSLFTKIKDLSPSASFNAVLASSLNEFGTLKSLLNLYYSSYLLKSNDEPLFAELTLSFISELVTIQEVAQKMIDNGLFSVFLESPISVSIQTNGVQPEISPRLHNIWSNGIVSIVLQLLSKFGSSILSEVCLFVSYFSKQIDLVVSRWSSDSLSITQAYIQETSQIILLQKMLDDLEYQRFLSVNTSKLKLIDEQEVIELFPGLDTPTERAELSNVLKHLLTHPKYMNSRIVATTPEKQKMMDDEAYRSQLINSITKQITELQTLLNSNL
- the PPA2 gene encoding inorganic diphosphatase PPA2; protein product: MRATRQLFMFKNHLMRRHFHNVTIGSKYSASFKQYLQLDNGEIGSYFHDVPLGLDVAKRTCNMVVEVPRWSNGKFEISKSEPFNPITQDIKKGKPRFVNNIFPYHGYIHNYGAIPQTWEQPVIEVLPGLKGDNDPLDCCEIGSSIARMGDIKQVKILGSLALIDDGELDWKVICIDVEDELTPKLHTLADVDKYMPGLLDATRTWFRDYKIPTGKPPNQFAFNGEYQDVATTLDTVQDCHNAWSTLVSDEVKTDDQKIELPTIVRAGTQIRIEADEQPETPIPREVEKWWYL